In Haliaeetus albicilla chromosome 12, bHalAlb1.1, whole genome shotgun sequence, a genomic segment contains:
- the MRPL27 gene encoding large ribosomal subunit protein bL27m has protein sequence MAAVRRLFLTTPQTSLVAIRCASKKTGGSSKNLGGRSPGKRYGYKKVEGAFVHAGNILATQRLIRWHPGAHVGMGRNKTLYALEDGIVRYTKEVYIPLPRSSESREVICHLPKGAILYKTFINVIPTTEVGSFKLVTML, from the exons ATGGCGGCGGTGAGGCGGCTGT TTCTAACTACTCCCCAAACAAGCCTGGTTGCCATCAGATGTGCTTCTAAGAAAACTGGGGGCAGCTCAAAAAACCTAGGTGGCCGCAGCCCTGGGAAGCGCTACGGATACAAAAAAGTAGAAG GTGCATTTGTGCATGCAGGCAACATTTTAGCTACACAGCGGTTGATACGCTGGCATCCAGGGGCTCAC GTGGGGATGGGCCGTAACAAGACACTCTACGCCCTGGAGGATGGGATTGTGAGATACACCAAAGAGGTCTATATACCCCTGCCCCGCAGCAGTgagagcagggaagtgatctGTCATCTACCCAAAGGGGCAATTCTTTATAAAACCTTTATCAATGTTATCCCTACCACAGAAGTAGGAAGCTTTAAACTGGTCACCATGCTCTGA